In one window of Thermus aquaticus DNA:
- a CDS encoding bifunctional ADP-dependent NAD(P)H-hydrate dehydratase/NAD(P)H-hydrate epimerase: MRVFTPEAMREADQKAAEMGYPSLLLMEWAGMKAARVYKELFGQRPAVVLAGKGNNGGDGLVLARHLLLEGVRVRVYAAPDQAGDALQAKNALLAHGAELYPLEEAAFGGGEVVVDALFGTGLKGPLTGFYAGLVERVNASGLPILALDLPSGLPYSPHVRATATVAFAAFKTPHLLMREACGRLFLAEIGLPKALLEREDLPEVATPEALRPLLPRRPLTAHKGSVGRVGVLGGYRGDGLRYAGAPVLAALGAYRMGAGLVHLAVPEGTPLEPLEAVFHPLPAPALPPMRVEALAVGMGGGPWGVLWAMRALEAGLPTVLDADALHLEVVAAYRRAGAKAVLTPHAGEAGRLLGRSPEEVAKDPLEAARTLARETGLTVVLKGNPTVVAEGERLSLNPTGNPALATGGTGDVLSGAIATLLAAGLPPFEAARLGVYLHGLAGDLLAEEKGVGLLAKEVAEALPRAREALLSGTRGAPWERV; this comes from the coding sequence GTGCGCGTGTTCACCCCCGAGGCCATGCGGGAAGCCGACCAGAAGGCGGCGGAGATGGGCTACCCCAGCCTTCTCCTCATGGAGTGGGCGGGGATGAAGGCGGCCCGGGTCTACAAAGAGCTCTTCGGCCAGCGCCCGGCCGTGGTCCTAGCGGGCAAGGGCAACAACGGCGGGGACGGCCTGGTCTTGGCCCGGCACCTCCTTTTGGAGGGGGTGAGGGTCCGGGTCTACGCTGCCCCCGACCAGGCGGGGGACGCCCTCCAGGCCAAAAACGCCCTCCTGGCCCACGGCGCGGAGCTCTACCCCCTGGAGGAGGCCGCATTCGGCGGGGGGGAGGTGGTGGTGGACGCCCTCTTCGGCACCGGGCTCAAGGGGCCCCTCACGGGTTTTTACGCCGGGCTCGTGGAGCGGGTAAACGCCTCGGGGCTTCCCATTTTGGCCCTGGACCTGCCCTCGGGCCTCCCCTATAGCCCCCACGTTCGGGCCACGGCCACCGTGGCCTTCGCCGCCTTCAAGACCCCCCACCTCTTAATGCGGGAGGCCTGCGGCAGACTCTTTCTGGCGGAGATCGGCCTGCCCAAGGCCCTCCTGGAGCGGGAGGACCTCCCCGAGGTGGCCACCCCGGAGGCCCTGAGGCCCCTCCTCCCCCGGCGCCCCCTCACCGCTCACAAGGGGAGCGTGGGCCGGGTGGGGGTTTTGGGGGGGTACCGGGGAGACGGCCTCCGCTACGCCGGGGCTCCGGTCCTGGCCGCCCTGGGGGCCTACCGCATGGGGGCCGGCCTCGTCCACCTGGCGGTCCCGGAGGGGACGCCCCTGGAGCCCCTGGAGGCCGTCTTCCACCCCCTGCCCGCCCCCGCCCTGCCCCCCATGCGGGTGGAGGCCCTGGCCGTGGGCATGGGGGGTGGGCCCTGGGGCGTCCTCTGGGCCATGCGGGCCCTCGAGGCCGGCCTCCCCACGGTCCTGGACGCTGACGCCCTCCACCTGGAGGTGGTGGCCGCCTACCGCCGGGCTGGGGCCAAGGCCGTCCTCACCCCCCACGCCGGGGAGGCGGGGAGGCTCCTGGGCCGGTCCCCGGAGGAGGTGGCCAAGGACCCGCTGGAGGCCGCCCGGACCCTGGCCCGGGAAACGGGGCTCACCGTGGTCCTCAAGGGAAACCCCACGGTGGTGGCGGAAGGGGAACGGCTTTCCCTGAACCCCACGGGGAACCCCGCCCTGGCCACGGGGGGCACGGGGGATGTCCTCTCCGGGGCCATCGCCACCCTGCTGGCCGCCGGGCTCCCCCCCTTTGAGGCCGCCCGGCTTGGGGTCTATCTCCACGGCCTGGCCGGGGACCTCCTGGCGGAGGAGAAGGGGGTGGGCCTCCTGGCCAAAGAGGTGGCGGAGGCCCTACCCCGCGCCCGAGAGGCCCTCCTTTCCGGGACGCGAGGGGCGCCGTGGGAAAGGGTTTAG
- a CDS encoding SIR2 family NAD-dependent protein deacylase, whose product MGSLEEARKRLEEARKVAVLTGAGISKPSGIPTFRDAEGLWKEFNPLEYATPEAYAKDPEKVWAWYAWRIAKVREARPNPAHQALAELERRVLERGGEFLLVTQNVDGLHARAGSRNLVELHGNILRARCEACGHRFPLPEAFTPPPSCPRCGHRARPDVVWFGEFLPEGAWERAVRAFSEADVALVIGTSAEVEPAASLGRIAYASGAYLVELNPEPTPLTPLAHLSLRMGAVEGMAVLLEGL is encoded by the coding sequence ATGGGCAGCCTGGAAGAGGCGAGAAAGCGTCTAGAGGAGGCCCGCAAGGTGGCCGTCCTCACCGGGGCGGGCATCTCCAAGCCCTCGGGGATCCCCACCTTTCGCGACGCCGAGGGCCTCTGGAAGGAGTTCAACCCCCTGGAGTACGCCACCCCCGAGGCCTACGCCAAGGACCCCGAGAAGGTCTGGGCCTGGTACGCCTGGCGCATCGCCAAGGTGCGGGAGGCCAGGCCTAACCCCGCCCACCAGGCCCTGGCGGAGCTGGAAAGGCGGGTTCTGGAGAGGGGTGGGGAGTTCCTCCTGGTCACCCAGAACGTGGACGGCCTCCACGCCCGGGCGGGGAGCCGGAACCTGGTGGAGCTCCACGGCAACATCCTGAGGGCCCGGTGCGAGGCCTGCGGCCACCGCTTCCCCCTTCCCGAAGCCTTCACCCCACCTCCCAGTTGCCCCCGGTGCGGCCACCGGGCCCGGCCCGACGTGGTCTGGTTCGGGGAGTTTCTGCCGGAAGGGGCCTGGGAGCGGGCGGTGAGGGCCTTTTCCGAGGCGGACGTCGCCCTGGTCATCGGCACCAGCGCCGAGGTGGAGCCCGCCGCCTCTTTAGGCCGCATCGCCTATGCCTCGGGGGCCTATCTGGTGGAGTTGAACCCCGAGCCCACCCCCCTCACGCCCCTGGCCCACCTTTCCCTGCGCATGGGGGCGGTGGAGGGGATGGCGGTCCTTCTGGAAGGGCTATGA